Genomic window (Microbacterium oxydans):
GCTGCTGCGTCTCGGTCCAGTACTCGTCGCCCGAGACGTGCCACACGGTCGGGTGCCCGAGGTCGAGGAGGTGCTCGACGGCGAGACGGGCGATCGCGCGCTGATCCACGGCGAGCGGCGCGTCCTCGTCGAGGGAGGTGCGCTCGCTGCGGGTCGCGGGCGTGCGCTCGGTGCGCGCGCGCATCGCCGGGCTCTCGAGCTCGACCGGGACGCCGAGGATGATGCCCTCCGCCCCCTGACGTTCGAGTCGGTCGAAGGCCTCCAGGAAGGCCTCGACGGACGCGTGGTCGGCGACCGCGGCCGTCGACACGGTGTAGCCGTTCGCAGCGGCAGCCTGCTGGATGCCGACGCCGAGGGCCGCCGACGAGTACCGGTCGGTGGAGACGACGATCACGCCCAGCACCCGGGTGCGCCCGGAGGCGAGCGACGCGGCGGCGGCGTGCACGCGGTAGCCGAGCTCCTCCACGGCCGCGAGGACGCGCCGGGCGGTGTCGGGGCGCACGTTGTCCTGCCCGGACATGACGCGGGAGACGGTCTGCGTGGAGACACCGGCTAGCTGGGCGACGTCGACCTGGCTGGGGGCGCGGTCGTCTCTCGGGCGGCGAGGTGACATGTGGTCAATGGTAGCGATCAATCGGCGGAAAACCAGGAGGCGGCGAGAAGTGTGATGCGATAATGTGAACGCAAACACTCGTGCTTGGAGCGCTATGCCTGACCTTCTCGCCTCGGCTCTCGACGGCTCTTCCGTCGCTACCGGAGCCCCGGCCGCCGCGTCGTCGATCGGCGCGCCCACCCTGATCTGGCGCGACGGGGAGATCCTTCGCGACGGCGTCTCCCACCGCATCCTCGCGGGGTCGATCCACTACTTCCGGGTGCATCCCGACCAGTGGGAGGATCGCCTCCGTCGACTCGCCGCGATGGGCGCGAACACGGTCGACACATATGTCGCGTGGAACTTCCACGAGCGCGTCGAGGGCGACGTGCGCTTCGACGGATGGCGCGACATCGAGCGCTTCGTCCGTCTCGCCGGCGACATCGGTCTGGACGTGTTCCTCCGACCCAGCCCCTACATCTGCGCCGAGTGGTCCAACGGCGGCCTCCCGTCCTGGCTCTCCGGCCGGGTCGCGGCGCTGCGCACCAGCGACCCCGACTTCCTCGCGGCGGTCGACGCCTGGTACGACGAGCTGATCCCCCGACTCGTCCCGCTGCAGGCCTCCCACGGCGGACCGATCGTCGCGATCCAGATCGAGAACGAGTACGGCTCCTTCGGCAGTGACGCCGCCTACCTCGCGCACCTGAGGGAGGGTCTCCGTCGCCGCGGGATGGTCGAGATGCTCACGACCGCCGACGGCATCACCGGCGACATGATCGAGCACGGCAGCGTTCCCGGCGCGATGGCCACCTTCACCTTCGGGACCGGGGTCGCGAGGGCGGTGGAGCTGCGCCGCGAGGGTGACGCGCTGATGTGCAGCGAGCTCTGGGGCGGCTGGTTCGACCACTGGGGTGAGCGCCACCACGTGCGCTCCGCCGCGAGCACCGGGGGCACGATCGCGGAACTGCTGGCGGCGGGCGGATCGGTGAGCCTCTACATGGCCCACGGAGGGACGAACTTCGGTCTCTGGAACGGCGCGAACCACGACCAGGTGCTGCAGCCGACGGTCACCAGCTACGACTCGGATGCACCGATCGGCGAGGACGGAACGCTCAACGAGAAGTTCCACGCGCTCCGCGCCCTGTTCGCGCCCTTCCATGCCGCCGAGCTTCCGGCTGTTCCCGCTGCTCCGCGGCGGCAGGGTGCGGCGACCGCGCCACTCGAGCCTCGGGCCGCTCTGCTGGAGCTGGTCGC
Coding sequences:
- a CDS encoding glycoside hydrolase family 35 protein, with amino-acid sequence MPDLLASALDGSSVATGAPAAASSIGAPTLIWRDGEILRDGVSHRILAGSIHYFRVHPDQWEDRLRRLAAMGANTVDTYVAWNFHERVEGDVRFDGWRDIERFVRLAGDIGLDVFLRPSPYICAEWSNGGLPSWLSGRVAALRTSDPDFLAAVDAWYDELIPRLVPLQASHGGPIVAIQIENEYGSFGSDAAYLAHLREGLRRRGMVEMLTTADGITGDMIEHGSVPGAMATFTFGTGVARAVELRREGDALMCSELWGGWFDHWGERHHVRSAASTGGTIAELLAAGGSVSLYMAHGGTNFGLWNGANHDQVLQPTVTSYDSDAPIGEDGTLNEKFHALRALFAPFHAAELPAVPAAPRRQGAATAPLEPRAALLELVATLPVTGDVSPRPRTFEALGAEDGLVAYEADVSFPADAMLTIDGLHDRAVVFLDRQKLGVLERDRDTSLALPVDGGAGRLTIVVESLGRINYGPYTGEGKGIMRGVMIGRRLVNGWTHRLVPQDAPVPVPGGSADASDGVAVASFGIAEPLDAWLAFPGGSKGMVWLNGFLLGRYWKVGPQETLYAPAPLWRVGRNEIVVLDTDCLGSTVEIREEPSFGDTEEFIGS
- a CDS encoding LacI family DNA-binding transcriptional regulator, whose product is MSPRRPRDDRAPSQVDVAQLAGVSTQTVSRVMSGQDNVRPDTARRVLAAVEELGYRVHAAAASLASGRTRVLGVIVVSTDRYSSAALGVGIQQAAAANGYTVSTAAVADHASVEAFLEAFDRLERQGAEGIILGVPVELESPAMRARTERTPATRSERTSLDEDAPLAVDQRAIARLAVEHLLDLGHPTVWHVSGDEYWTETQQRSEAWEQTLRDRGIVPPPVIPADWTPESGYRAGRTIAAIPEATAVFVSSDEMAFGLIRALHEAGRSVPEDVSVVSVDDIALAAYASPALTTVRQPFEAMGRAAALRLIAQIEGQEAVGEVPSTDPQLVVRSSTAPPRSAR